In a single window of the Streptomyces sp. NBC_00094 genome:
- a CDS encoding ABC transporter substrate-binding protein, whose protein sequence is MSARRPELSRRGFLTGSLLVAAGSVLTTACSTDPTGGSASGAETTLNVWYHAYGEAGTQQAVLRYATAFTKANPDIAVKVTWVPGDYAGKLNATLLTDAAPDVFEIGDFSEGLARRGQIAALDDVYGSARSDFNKNAVDAVGVDGKLYGVKMIDDVMMLYYRKSVLAKAGIAPPTTFDELVTAAKALTTKKSKGLFVGNDGLGDSATLAVFSNGGDLVTPDGKVAFGSAQALEALTGLKRLRDDKSLLLGFTTDWWDPAAFTQGVVPMQWSGLWAMPAVAAALGDDFGVVPWPAFKAGGAPVVRVGGWTSCVNAKGRNVAAAKRFVQWLWVEQADLQRDFAESYGFHVPPRTSVAATAKKLSDGPAKETVGLAQQHGRHYPGTWDTAVSSAFNAAAAKIAGGEGDPAALLADAVRKAQSEIDKQLGR, encoded by the coding sequence ATGAGCGCACGCAGACCCGAGCTTAGCCGACGCGGATTCCTCACGGGATCGCTGCTCGTCGCCGCCGGAAGCGTCCTGACGACCGCCTGCAGCACCGACCCCACCGGCGGCTCCGCCTCCGGAGCCGAGACCACCCTCAACGTCTGGTACCACGCCTACGGAGAGGCCGGCACCCAGCAGGCGGTCCTCCGCTACGCCACCGCCTTCACCAAGGCCAACCCGGACATCGCCGTCAAGGTGACCTGGGTCCCCGGCGACTACGCGGGGAAGCTCAACGCGACCCTGCTGACCGACGCCGCCCCCGACGTCTTCGAGATCGGCGACTTCAGCGAGGGCCTCGCCCGCCGCGGGCAGATCGCCGCGCTCGACGACGTGTACGGCAGCGCCAGGAGCGACTTCAACAAGAACGCCGTCGACGCGGTCGGTGTCGACGGCAAGCTCTACGGCGTCAAGATGATCGACGACGTCATGATGCTGTACTACCGCAAGAGCGTCCTGGCGAAGGCCGGGATCGCCCCGCCCACCACCTTCGACGAGCTCGTCACCGCGGCGAAGGCCCTCACCACCAAGAAGAGCAAGGGCCTGTTCGTCGGCAACGACGGCCTCGGCGACTCCGCGACCCTGGCCGTCTTCTCCAACGGCGGTGACCTCGTGACCCCCGACGGCAAGGTCGCGTTCGGATCGGCGCAGGCCCTCGAAGCGCTGACCGGTCTGAAGCGCCTGCGCGACGACAAGTCCCTGCTGCTCGGCTTCACCACCGACTGGTGGGACCCCGCCGCCTTCACCCAGGGCGTCGTGCCCATGCAGTGGTCCGGGCTGTGGGCGATGCCGGCCGTCGCGGCGGCACTCGGAGACGACTTCGGGGTGGTGCCCTGGCCCGCCTTCAAGGCCGGCGGCGCTCCCGTCGTACGGGTCGGCGGGTGGACCAGCTGCGTCAACGCCAAGGGGAGGAACGTGGCCGCGGCCAAGAGGTTCGTCCAGTGGCTGTGGGTCGAACAGGCCGACCTGCAGCGAGACTTCGCGGAGAGCTACGGCTTCCACGTCCCGCCCCGCACGTCCGTCGCGGCGACCGCGAAGAAGCTCTCCGACGGCCCGGCCAAGGAGACCGTGGGGCTCGCCCAGCAGCACGGGAGGCACTACCCGGGAACGTGGGACACCGCGGTCAGCAGCGCGTTCAACGCGGCCGCGGCGAAGATCGCCGGCGGGGAGGGCGATCCGGCGGCCCTCCTGGCCGACGCGGTGAGGAAGGCCCAGAGCGAGATAGACAAGCAGCTCGGCCGATGA
- a CDS encoding carbohydrate ABC transporter permease, with protein sequence MVLTAPMLIGLGVFKYVAIGWSFLLSLSDARGTIALGSWVGLENYQRLLSDQAFRDSLLQILVFTAFIVPVTFAASLGLALLVHRVRRGRALLRTTFLVPAAVSYVAASLLWKMSLFNGLPTGIANMIGGWFGAEPVPWLQSGSPPLYWVVLVTLRLWLQVGFYMVLFLAGLQAIPREVDEAAALDGATGRRLLTRITLPMLRNTSVAVLMLLFIAAFQAFDEFYNLFNSGLSGTGTAPVQTPLVHLYNTAMGSQNYGLGSAGAFLLTAVIVGVTLIQGRFTGFGRSGE encoded by the coding sequence GTGGTGCTGACCGCGCCGATGCTCATCGGGCTCGGCGTCTTCAAGTACGTCGCGATCGGCTGGAGTTTCCTGCTCAGCCTCAGCGACGCGCGCGGCACCATCGCCCTCGGCAGCTGGGTCGGGCTGGAGAACTACCAGAGGCTCCTGTCCGACCAGGCGTTCCGCGACTCCCTGCTCCAGATCCTGGTGTTCACCGCCTTCATCGTGCCCGTCACCTTCGCCGCCTCCCTCGGGCTCGCCCTGCTGGTGCACCGGGTCAGGCGGGGCCGGGCCCTGCTGCGTACCACCTTCCTCGTCCCGGCGGCCGTCTCGTACGTCGCCGCGTCACTGCTGTGGAAGATGTCCCTGTTCAACGGCCTGCCGACGGGCATCGCCAACATGATCGGCGGCTGGTTCGGAGCGGAGCCCGTGCCCTGGCTGCAGTCCGGCTCGCCGCCGCTCTACTGGGTCGTCCTCGTCACCCTGCGCCTCTGGCTCCAGGTCGGCTTCTACATGGTGCTCTTCCTCGCCGGACTCCAGGCCATCCCCCGGGAGGTCGACGAGGCCGCCGCGCTCGACGGCGCCACCGGTCGACGGCTCCTGACCAGGATCACCCTGCCGATGCTGCGCAACACCTCCGTCGCCGTCCTCATGCTGCTGTTCATCGCCGCCTTCCAGGCCTTCGACGAGTTCTACAACCTGTTCAACAGCGGGCTCTCCGGAACCGGCACCGCCCCCGTACAGACACCGCTGGTCCACCTCTACAACACCGCGATGGGCAGCCAGAACTACGGTCTCGGCTCGGCCGGAGCGTTCCTGCTCACCGCCGTCATCGTCGGAGTGACCCTGATCCAGGGGCGGTTCACCGGGTTCGGCAGGAGCGGAGAGTGA
- a CDS encoding carbohydrate ABC transporter permease, whose amino-acid sequence MITLPGLSRTVRLLVRGLLVGLLTAAFLVPFYLMLRNALMDSRSLTAPEWTWWPSTMHFENFTALFADPAVSMGRALGNSLLIAAVTAPVSTLLASAAGYALARIPVRGRGVLLALVVATLMIPGSVTFVPTFVVVGSMGGVNTLWGIIVPGLFNPFAVLLFRNFYLQFPTEIEEAGRLDGLGWLGLYRRIALPSSGAMLASLGALSFIDSWNSFLWPLVIGQDPSAWTAQIALSTFLTSQTINLPGLFAGAVVTITPLVVMFLVAQRYIVEGIATSGLKG is encoded by the coding sequence GTGATCACCCTGCCCGGACTGTCCCGAACCGTCCGCCTCCTCGTACGCGGCCTGCTCGTCGGCCTGCTGACGGCGGCCTTCCTCGTGCCCTTCTACCTCATGCTCCGCAACGCGCTCATGGACTCCCGGAGCCTGACCGCTCCGGAGTGGACGTGGTGGCCCTCGACGATGCACTTCGAGAACTTCACCGCGCTGTTCGCCGACCCCGCCGTCTCCATGGGCCGGGCCCTCGGCAACTCGCTGCTGATCGCCGCCGTCACCGCGCCCGTCTCCACGCTCCTCGCCTCCGCCGCCGGCTACGCCCTCGCCCGGATTCCCGTGCGGGGGCGCGGAGTTCTGCTCGCGCTGGTGGTGGCCACGCTGATGATCCCCGGCTCGGTCACCTTCGTACCGACGTTCGTCGTCGTCGGCTCCATGGGGGGTGTCAACACGCTGTGGGGCATCATCGTGCCCGGTCTCTTCAACCCGTTCGCGGTCCTGCTCTTCCGCAACTTCTACCTCCAGTTCCCGACGGAGATCGAGGAGGCCGGACGGCTCGACGGCCTCGGCTGGCTCGGCCTGTACCGCCGGATCGCCCTGCCGAGCTCCGGGGCGATGCTGGCCTCGCTCGGGGCGCTGTCCTTCATCGACAGCTGGAACTCCTTCCTGTGGCCGCTGGTCATCGGCCAGGACCCGTCCGCCTGGACCGCGCAGATCGCGCTGTCCACCTTCCTCACCTCGCAGACCATCAACCTGCCGGGGCTGTTCGCCGGCGCCGTCGTCACGATCACCCCTCTGGTCGTCATGTTCCTCGTCGCCCAGCGCTACATCGTCGAAGGCATCGCCACCAGCGGCCTCAAGGGCTGA